The Nitrosomonas sp. sh817 genome includes a window with the following:
- the glyA gene encoding serine hydroxymethyltransferase codes for MFSQKHTIENVDPDLWQAIKGEMQRQEEYIELIASENYASPAVMQAQGSVLTNKYAEGYPTKRYYGGCMYADQVEQLAIDRLKALFGAEYVNVQPHSGSQANAAVYLSVLKPGDTLLGMSLAHGGHLTHGSSVSMSGKIFNSISYGLHPETELLDYDEVERLAHEHKPKMIVAGASSYARVIDWKRFRKIADAVGAYLFVDMAHYAGLVAAGFYPNPVGIADFVTSTTHKTLRGPRGGIIMAKPEHEKALNSAIFPQTQGGPLMHVIAAKAVAFKEAASKEFKDYQEQVIENARVMAKVLTSRGLRIVSGQTDCHMFLVDLRAMNLTGKQAEESLEHAHITVNKNAIPNDPQKPFVTSGIRVGSPAITTRGFREFEAEQLANLIADVLAAPEDSAVISRVATEAKKMCAKFPVYG; via the coding sequence ATGTTTTCGCAAAAACACACGATTGAAAATGTAGACCCGGATCTATGGCAAGCGATTAAAGGCGAGATGCAACGCCAGGAAGAGTATATCGAACTCATCGCTTCCGAGAATTACGCGAGCCCTGCTGTGATGCAAGCGCAGGGTTCCGTGCTCACCAACAAATACGCAGAAGGCTATCCCACCAAGCGCTATTACGGCGGCTGTATGTACGCCGATCAAGTGGAACAATTGGCGATCGATCGCCTGAAAGCTTTGTTTGGCGCGGAATACGTCAATGTGCAACCGCATTCCGGCTCACAGGCCAATGCCGCAGTCTACCTCTCGGTGTTAAAACCGGGCGACACGTTGCTAGGAATGTCTTTAGCCCATGGCGGCCATTTGACACACGGTTCGAGCGTCAGCATGAGCGGAAAAATCTTCAATTCCATTTCTTATGGACTACATCCCGAAACGGAGTTGCTAGACTACGACGAAGTGGAACGTTTAGCGCATGAACACAAGCCTAAAATGATTGTGGCAGGCGCTTCATCGTATGCTCGCGTCATCGACTGGAAACGTTTCCGCAAGATTGCCGATGCTGTCGGCGCTTATCTGTTTGTCGATATGGCGCATTATGCGGGATTGGTCGCGGCTGGTTTTTATCCCAATCCGGTCGGCATTGCCGACTTCGTGACCAGTACCACGCACAAAACGCTTCGTGGTCCCCGGGGCGGTATCATCATGGCCAAGCCGGAGCATGAAAAAGCATTGAATTCAGCGATCTTCCCGCAAACCCAAGGTGGTCCGCTGATGCATGTGATCGCAGCCAAAGCGGTTGCTTTTAAAGAAGCTGCTAGCAAAGAGTTTAAGGACTACCAGGAACAAGTGATCGAGAATGCGCGCGTTATGGCGAAAGTACTGACCAGCCGCGGACTGCGGATCGTTTCAGGTCAAACCGACTGCCATATGTTTCTTGTCGATCTGCGCGCGATGAATTTGACGGGTAAACAAGCCGAAGAGTCGCTGGAACATGCGCACATTACCGTCAACAAAAACGCCATTCCCAACGATCCGCAAAAACCATTTGTTACCAGCGGTATCCGCGTCGGTTCACCGGCAATTACGACACGGGGCTTCAGAGAATTCGAGGCTGAGCAACTGGCGAATCTGATCGCGGATGTCTTAGCAGCGCCTGAAGATTCTGCGGTCATTTCCAGAGTGGCTACCGAAGCCAAAAAAATGTGCGCGAAATTTCCTGTGTATGGATAA
- the nrdR gene encoding transcriptional regulator NrdR: protein MKCPFCNADDTNVIDSRVSEDGHKIRRRRRCPACDKRFTTYETIELRLPQVVKHDGSRAEFDRNKLLTGFQRALHKRPVPTSYVDEAIDRIVQKLLAMGEREVSSRSIGESVMEELYKLDKVAYIRFASVYKSFQDVDDFRDAIKEAQKQYPSMPSKKVS, encoded by the coding sequence ATGAAATGTCCATTCTGCAACGCGGATGACACCAACGTGATTGATTCACGGGTAAGCGAGGATGGTCACAAAATCCGCCGCCGCCGCCGCTGCCCCGCTTGCGACAAACGCTTTACAACTTACGAAACCATCGAATTACGGTTGCCGCAAGTTGTAAAGCACGATGGCAGCCGGGCGGAATTCGACCGTAACAAATTGCTGACAGGTTTTCAGCGGGCATTGCATAAGCGGCCGGTTCCCACCAGCTATGTCGATGAAGCGATCGACCGCATCGTTCAAAAACTGCTGGCAATGGGCGAACGCGAAGTTTCGTCGCGCAGTATCGGTGAAAGCGTGATGGAAGAACTCTATAAGCTGGATAAGGTCGCCTATATCCGTTTTGCCTCCGTTTACAAGAGCTTCCAGGACGTTGACGATTTCCGCGACGCGATCAAAGAAGCGCAAAAGCAATACCCTTCGATGCCGTCGAAGAAAGTATCTTGA
- the ribD gene encoding bifunctional diaminohydroxyphosphoribosylaminopyrimidine deaminase/5-amino-6-(5-phosphoribosylamino)uracil reductase RibD, whose protein sequence is MFSSADHTFMSQALRLAEKGLYSTAPNPRVGCVIVRNEQIVGCGWHEKAGLPHAEVNALINAGAASRGATAYVTLEPCSHFGRTPPCVNALIDAGIAQVIMAMQDPNPLVSGRGLALLEHAGIKVKSGLMQTEAQALNVGFISRMTHQKPWVRIKTAASLDGKTALNNGVSQWITGEAARCDGHRWRARSCAILTGIGTILSDDPQLSVRHIETPRQPKRIIVDSRLAIPLEAKALQGGIETFVFAACGNDQDKIAALENMGIRVFILPDSAGSVDLNKMMALLAGLEINEVLVEAGSGLNGALIEAGLADEIIIYLAPHLLGDAAQGMIRLPELTRLDQKKSLRIKDLRLIGQDIRITASIL, encoded by the coding sequence ATGTTTTCTTCCGCCGATCACACTTTCATGTCACAAGCCCTGCGTTTAGCGGAAAAAGGGCTTTACAGCACGGCGCCCAATCCACGCGTCGGCTGCGTCATCGTTCGCAATGAACAAATCGTCGGCTGCGGCTGGCACGAGAAAGCCGGGCTACCGCACGCCGAAGTCAACGCATTGATAAATGCCGGAGCAGCGTCACGAGGCGCGACCGCCTACGTGACTCTGGAACCCTGCAGTCATTTCGGGCGCACGCCGCCATGCGTCAATGCGTTGATCGATGCGGGCATTGCGCAGGTCATTATGGCCATGCAAGATCCTAATCCTCTGGTATCCGGGCGAGGCCTCGCGCTGCTGGAACATGCCGGCATCAAGGTAAAATCAGGCCTAATGCAAACAGAAGCTCAGGCGCTGAACGTGGGTTTCATTTCGCGCATGACGCATCAGAAACCTTGGGTCAGAATTAAAACAGCCGCCAGCCTGGACGGCAAAACAGCATTGAACAACGGCGTCAGCCAGTGGATTACCGGCGAAGCCGCGCGATGCGACGGGCATCGGTGGCGCGCCCGATCCTGTGCAATCTTGACAGGTATCGGCACCATTCTATCGGATGATCCGCAGCTTTCCGTCCGGCATATCGAAACACCCCGTCAGCCTAAAAGAATCATTGTCGACAGCCGCTTGGCGATACCGTTGGAAGCAAAAGCGCTGCAAGGCGGAATTGAAACTTTTGTTTTCGCAGCATGCGGTAACGATCAAGACAAAATCGCCGCTCTGGAAAACATGGGAATCCGCGTATTTATCTTGCCGGACAGCGCGGGATCGGTGGATCTGAATAAAATGATGGCCCTGCTTGCCGGATTGGAAATCAATGAAGTGCTGGTGGAAGCCGGGAGCGGTCTCAACGGCGCTTTGATTGAAGCCGGATTGGCAGATGAAATCATTATTTACCTCGCACCCCATCTGCTGGGCGATGCCGCGCAGGGTATGATCAGGTTACCCGAACTGACGCGCCTGGATCAGAAGAAATCACTAAGAATTAAAGATTTACGGCTAATCGGTCAGGATATCCGGATAACTGCTTCCATTTTATAA
- a CDS encoding response regulator transcription factor: MNDLLAADNSEKPSLLIVDDDTVFCEVLTKAMKKRGFDVTCAHTIEDALNWAEQSTPEYAIVDLKLSSESGLVLVEELRALDPGTRIVMLTGYASIATAVEAIKLGATHYLAKPVDADQIMAAFERITGESSIPISANPLSVGRLEWEYIQRILTENDNNISVTARILNMHRRTLQRKLAKRPLKE, from the coding sequence ATGAATGATCTGCTGGCCGCCGACAATAGCGAAAAACCCAGTTTGCTGATCGTTGATGACGATACCGTATTCTGTGAGGTATTAACCAAAGCGATGAAAAAAAGAGGCTTTGATGTCACTTGCGCGCATACCATTGAAGATGCGCTGAATTGGGCCGAGCAGTCGACCCCGGAGTACGCCATCGTTGACTTGAAACTGTCCAGTGAATCCGGTTTGGTGCTGGTGGAAGAACTGCGGGCGCTGGATCCGGGTACCCGCATTGTGATGCTCACGGGTTATGCCAGCATCGCCACGGCGGTTGAAGCGATTAAATTGGGCGCCACCCATTATCTGGCGAAACCGGTCGATGCGGATCAAATCATGGCTGCTTTTGAACGGATCACCGGCGAATCCAGCATACCGATCAGCGCCAATCCGCTATCGGTCGGAAGATTGGAATGGGAATATATTCAACGGATTCTTACCGAGAATGACAACAATATTTCAGTGACTGCGCGGATATTGAATATGCATCGCCGGACGTTACAGCGAAAACTTGCCAAAAGACCGCTGAAAGAATAA
- a CDS encoding ATP-binding protein: protein MFSDLSQSPLSKNLKRLFLLRNIAIIAQCLTFAIVFWTIDIEIPWAEMIFVVALLALLNLLTWIRLRRKWPVSHLEFFAQLLIDVLALSALLYFSGGSTNPFISLFLLPLTIAAATLPWRYTWSMAIITIACYTLLLVNYVPLPHDHNKHLIEFALHVSGMWLAFVLSTVIIAWFVVRMSASIRERDQDLAKAREHALRNEQIIALGTLAAGAAHELGTPLSTMAVITGELQQEYRDDAEFQNNIHILRDQITHCKQTLTQLLAKAGQSRTEQGSELPVDEFLRQVLDKWKLIRPSVKFTYQANGVQPVPKIMDSQLLNQSLLNLLNNAADASSECVTINSHWDHSALNLDIIDDGKGLSPEALQRAGEAFFSSKAPGQGFGIGLFLANANIERYGGSVRLFNLEDGGACTQVVLPLIGGAQP, encoded by the coding sequence ATGTTTAGTGATCTCAGTCAATCGCCGCTCAGTAAGAACCTGAAACGTTTATTTCTGCTTCGCAATATCGCCATCATTGCTCAATGCCTCACATTTGCGATCGTCTTTTGGACGATTGATATTGAAATACCTTGGGCTGAAATGATTTTTGTCGTGGCCTTGCTGGCTTTGCTGAATTTGTTGACGTGGATTCGGTTGCGTCGGAAGTGGCCGGTATCGCACCTGGAATTTTTTGCGCAATTGCTGATTGATGTTTTGGCGTTAAGCGCTTTACTGTATTTTAGCGGTGGCTCGACCAATCCGTTTATCTCTTTGTTCTTGTTGCCCCTTACCATCGCGGCCGCGACGCTGCCATGGCGCTATACTTGGAGCATGGCGATTATTACGATCGCTTGCTATACCTTGTTGCTAGTTAACTATGTGCCGCTGCCGCATGACCACAACAAGCATTTGATTGAGTTTGCGTTGCATGTCTCAGGGATGTGGCTGGCTTTCGTCTTGAGTACCGTGATCATTGCCTGGTTTGTCGTGAGAATGAGCGCTTCTATCCGGGAACGGGATCAAGATCTTGCCAAAGCGCGTGAGCATGCTTTGCGCAATGAACAAATCATCGCGCTTGGCACATTGGCAGCCGGTGCAGCGCATGAACTGGGCACCCCACTGTCAACGATGGCTGTCATTACCGGTGAATTGCAACAAGAATATCGAGATGATGCTGAGTTCCAAAACAATATTCATATTCTTCGGGATCAAATTACGCACTGCAAACAAACACTAACCCAGTTGCTGGCTAAAGCAGGACAAAGCAGAACCGAGCAAGGCAGTGAATTGCCGGTTGATGAATTTTTACGGCAAGTGCTTGATAAATGGAAACTGATCCGGCCTTCCGTGAAGTTTACCTATCAGGCAAACGGTGTGCAGCCCGTACCGAAAATAATGGACAGTCAATTACTCAACCAATCCTTACTGAATTTACTGAATAATGCAGCCGACGCATCTTCGGAATGCGTCACGATCAACAGTCATTGGGATCATTCGGCGTTGAATCTTGACATCATCGACGATGGCAAGGGATTGTCACCCGAAGCCTTGCAGCGCGCCGGCGAAGCGTTCTTTTCCAGTAAAGCACCCGGACAAGGTTTTGGAATAGGATTGTTCCTTGCCAATGCCAATATTGAACGGTACGGCGGCAGTGTCAGGCTGTTTAATCTGGAAGATGGCGGTGCTTGTACGCAAGTCGTATTGCCGTTGATAGGAGGGGCGCAGCCATGA